The genomic region CAGCGCGGTGAAGAACGTGCCGGTCGAGAGGCACACGACCGCCACCGCGATGCCCGCGAGCTTGATGGTGGCGCAGAAGGTCACCCAGTGGCAGCCCACGAGCGCGCCGACCGCGACGAGCTCGGCGAGCCGCCGCGGGGACGTGCGAAAGGGCACACGGCGTCGCACCATCACCACCGCCATCGTGAGCGCGACCATCACCACCCGGTAGAACACGAGCGCCCGTGCCCCGATCGCGATGCTCTTGCCGAGCAGCGCGGTGAAGCCCCCGCCCATCCAGGTGAAGGCGCACCGTCGCGTGAAGGAGCGCGTGCGCTCGGCCGGCGCTGAGGGGCGCCTCGCGAGGCTCGGTGGTCATTGGAGGCTCAGGCGGGCGGGGGACGGAGCGTGGGGAGGGGGGGGAGCGCGGTCCCCGCGTCGCGTCGGGACGGCGGCGGCGGGAGCGACAGGACGCCCTCCTCGGCGGCGGGCAGGAGCACAGTGAAGCGGCTGCCTGTGCCGACCTGGGTGGCGACCTCGATCGTCCCGCCCGCGGCCTGGACGATGCTCTGGCTTATCGCGAGGCCGAGGCCGGTGCCCTGCTGCTTGGTGGTGAAGAAGGGGACGAAGAGGTTCTTCAAGATCTTCTCGGCGATGCCCGGGCCCGTGTCGCGCACCGTGAGCTCGACGAGGTCGGCGTCGCTCGGGGCGCGAGACACCTGGGGCGACTCGGCGCGCGCGCGCTCGACGGCACGCTCGAGTGAGCGATCGGAGGGCCGGGTGTCGTCCCAGCTGGGGCGCGGCCGGCGCCGCCGCGCGGTGGAGATCGTGAGCTTCCCGCTGGAGTCCATCGCCTGGATGGCGTTCTGCGTGAGGTTGATGAGCACCTGGCGCAGCTGCTCGGCGTCGATCTTCGCGCGAGGGAGGTCGTCGGACAGCTGCAGCGCGATCTCGAGCTTCGGGTTCTCGCGCGGCGCGAGGATCTGCAGCGTGCGGCGTACCGCGGCGTTCACGTCGAGCGGCACCGGGTCGCCGACACCCGGCCGCGCGTAGTCGAGGAAGCTCCCCACGACCCGGTTGAGGCGGTTCGTCTCCTCGAGGATGATGCCGATGAACTCTTGCATCGACTCGGCCTCGGCGCCCTTCGGCGCGAGCTCCTCCAGCAGCTGCGCTGCGCCCTTGATCGCGCCCAGGGGGTTCTTGATCTCGTGCGCGAGCCCCGCGGCCAGCGAGCCCATCGCGGCCAGCCGGTCCCGGTCCTTCAGCTTCGCGTAGCCGCGCGTGTTCGCGAGGGCGACGCCGATCTGGGCGCCTACGGTCTCGAAGAGGGCGATCTCCTCCGGAGTGAACGGGTCCTTCACGCGGTCGTCGTCCACGCAGAGGAGGCCGACCAGATCGGAGCCGTCGCGCACGGCGAGCACCACGCTGGAGCGCATGTCGCCGAAGGCGTCGGCCGCGGCGCGTAGGGGCGCGAGCGCGTCGACGGGCCCCTCGCGGCGCTGGACGTCCTCGAGGGCGATCGAAGCCCCGAGCTCCTCGAGCAGCGGACCGAGGGACACCGCCTCCAGCTGCGGAGGGGGCGGCGCGCCGAACGCGCCGGCGAGTCGGAACGTCGCGCCGTCTTCGTCCTCGAGGTAGAGCGCGGCGCTCGTGATGCGTCGCGAGCGCTCGAGCCCGGTCATCACCGTGTCGACCATGTCGGACACCTCGAGCGCGTGCGCCAGGCGTGTTCGCAAGGCGGTCACGTTCGCGTCGAGATCGTACCGCTCGCGGAACACGAACTGATGAATGCGCTTCTCCACCTCGGCCTCGAGGGGGTCGAAGAGCACGAGCATGCAGATGGCCGCGAGCACCCCGTTTAGGTACATCGAGCCAAATCGGCCCATGTATTTCATGAAGAAATACAAGAGCCCCGCGATCGCGAACGCCAGCGCGGTCGAGACGAGCAGCCGCCCCGAGAGCTCGTAGAGATCGGCCAGGCGCGGCGTGCGCAAGCTCTCCGAGAGCACGAAGAGGAAGATGACGGAGAGCACCGCGCCGAGCGGCGGGACGTTGAGCCCGAGGATCGAGAGCAGATCCGCGAGCGTGAAGCCCATGGCGGAGCCTCCCACGGCGACGAGAAAGCGCACGCGGTCGCGCACGGCCTTCGACGGACTCTTCTGGCCGCGCCGCCACAACGACGTGAGCGCCGCGGTGAGGAAGCCGAACACGTACAGGTACACCGCGCCCCGCGCGAGCGAGTGGTGCGCGTACGGCGACACCTCGAGGGCGAGCATGGGCACGCCCACCGCGAGGGCCGCGCGCGGCAGGCGGCTCCGCTCGTCGTCGGCCGGGGGCACGATGGCCTGGAAGAGGTGCACCGCGAACTGGGGGAGCAGCACGGTGAGCACCGCGGTGACGCGCGCCCAGTTGCGGTCCTTCGAGAGGTCCGCGATCGACTGGCTCACGTACCAGAAGCCGACCTCGGTCGTGAACCCCGCGAACAGCCAGTGCACCGCGCGCCGACCTCGAAGGAGCATCGATAGGGCGATCGCCGCAGCGATGACGCCGCAGAACAAGGTTGTGCGCGCGCGTAGATCGTCCACGCGCGAAGCGTAGCACCCGTGGGGGATCGCGCGGCCCCGTGCGGCGCGGCGCTCGCGGGTGGGCTACTTGGGCTCGGGCTTCGGCCCGTCGCCGCCCGGCGTCGGCGGGCCGGGGGGCGCCCACGGCTGGGGCGGCGGGCGGGTGTCGATCGGCTGCTGCTCGAGCGTGAGCGACTGCGCCGTGTTCCCCACGAAGAGGCGACGGTCGCCGGGCGTGGACAAGCCGCTGCCCGACGAGCTCTCGCCCGAGTCGTCGGTCTGCTCGGAACCTGCCACGTCGGGCGTCTCCTGCGTCTCGGCCACGCAGCCGCCGAGCCAAATCCCGAGTCCGATGAGCAGGAGCTTACGCATTTACACACCCTCCGATGACACAGCCGCGAGGCCGTACTGCTTGACGAGCTGCGAGAGGCGCGGGCGCTTCATGCCCAGGAGCGCCGCTGCCCTCGTGATGTTCCCCTTGGTGTCGACGAGCGCGCGCGCGATGCAGTCGCGTTCGATCTGGCGCTTCATGTCGGCCAGCGACACCGCGCTGTGGCGGACCTGGGCGTACGCGATCGCCGTCGCGCTCGCCTCGCCCTGCGGAAGCGGGCCGCCCGCGTCGTCGTCGTCGCCGCCGCACGTGGAAGCCTCGACGAGCTCGGCCTTCGCCTCGGTCGGGGCGGGCCGCGTAGTAGCCGCGCGCAGGTCCTCGACGTTCTCGAGCAGGTCGGCGGCGCCGATGACCTCGCCCTCGGCGAAGAGCGAGCCGGCGCGCAGCGCGTTCTCGAGCTCTCGGATGTTGCCTGGCCAACGGTGCCCCTGGAGGACCTCGAGCGCCGCGGCGTCGAGGCGCTTCGGAGCTTCGCCGCGCTCCTGCGCGATGCGGGCGAGCAGGCTCTCCGCGATGCGTGGCACGTCGCTGAGCCGCGCACGCAGCGCGGGCACCTCGAGCTGAATGCCCTGGAGCCGGTAGTACAGGTCTTCGCGGAACTCGCCCCGGTCGACCATCGCGCGTAGATCGCGGTGGGTGGCGCAGATGACCCGCACGTTCGCCCGGACAGGCGTGGTGCCGCCCACGCGCTCGAACGTACGCTCCTGCAGCACGCGGAGGAGCGCGACCTGGGTGCGCGGGGAGATGTCGCCGATCTCGTCGAGGAAGAGGGTGCCCCCCTCGGCCAGCTCGAACCTCCCGCGCCGTCGCGCGGTGGCCCCCGTGAAGGCGCCCTTCTCGTGACCGAACAGCTCGGAGAGCAGCAAGCTCTCCACGAGCGCCGCGCAATTGAGGCTCACCAGCGGGCCGTTCGCGCGGTCGCTCGCCCGGTGGAGGGCCTCCGCCACGAGCTCCTTGCCCGTGCCGCTCTCGCCGCGAATGAGCACGGTGGCGCTCGAGCGGCCCACCTTGCGAATCGACGCGACGAGCGCGCGGATCTGCGGGCTGTCGCCCACGATCTCGCGGCGCGGCTCGTCGGGGCGGGCCGGCATGTTCGGCGTGCGAGAGCGCTCCGTGCGCGGCGACTCGTCCGGCGGCTCGGGCTCGGTACCGTTCGTCGCGAGGGTCGCGCTCGGGGCGTCGGCGCTTCCGCCCAGCGACTCCGCGAGCCGCCCCATGGCGAGCCACTCCGGCTTCTGAAGGAACGCGGCGCGCACGTCGTCGCGGAGGCCGAGGCTCACGCGGTCGCGGATCTGGAGGGCCTGCCCGCAGAAGCCCCGCGCCGCCGTGAGGTCGCCCGCGTCGCGGTGTGCGAGCGCGAGCAACTTCATGATTTCACAAAGAAGTTCTTCGTCGCCCGAGGCTCGCCCGTGCCTCAACGCGAGGTCCGCGAGGGCGAGGTCGGTGGCACCCGAGGCCCGCGTGGCGAGCGCTGCCAACAGCGCGTGCTCGGCGAGGGCGCGGTCGGTCTTTCCGAGCGCGGCGGCTCGCTCGAGCTGCGCCGTGCACCCCGCGATGTCCCCGTCCTCGAGGGCGACGCGCGCCGCGACGCGGCGAGCCTCGCCGAGCCACTCCTGGTCGCAGGTGGCCGAGGCGTCGGCGATCGCGGCTTCGATTTCGCGCCGCGCTGTGAGCGTGTCGCCGCGCGCGAGCGCGAGGTGCGCCGCGACGAGCGCGAACTGCGATGCGGTGGCCGCGTTCATGCCCGCGCGCCGTCCGAACGTGAGCGTGTGGCGTGCGTGCTCGTACAGGCCAAGCCGGAGGCGGAGCTCGGCGAGGCTCGCGACCGTGTGCGAGATGGTCGCCGGCGAACCCAGGGCGCGTCGGATGGCGAAGGTCCGCTCGAGGCAGTCGAGGGCCGTGCCGTAGTCGTGGCGTGTCCACGCGACCACCGCGAGGTTCGTGAGGGCGTAGGCCATCGCGCGCTCGTCGGAGGCCGCCTCCGCGTCGCGGAGCAGCTCGCGCAACATCGCGTCGGCTTCGTCGAGCAGGCCCTTCGACTGCACGGCGATCGCGCGGTTCAGCCGCGCTCGCAGGCCCTCGGACGTGAGCCCCGCGCCTGCAGCCGCCATCGCGTCGTCGGCGAAATGGGCGTCCGCCTCGTCCCACTTGCCCTCGGCGAGGAGGATCTTGCCGAGCACGTTGCTCGCCCGCAGCGTCGCGCCGAGCTCGCCCCGGCTCGCGATGCGTGCGAGGTTGGCCTCTACGCGCGCGCGGTCGAAGGCCCCCTGGGCGTACGCTACGTCCGCGAGCTCGACCGCGATCGGGGCCTCGAGCGCGCCATCGGCGCTCGCGTCACGCGCGCGCGCCCGGTCGAACGCGACCCGGCCACCCACGAGGTCGCCCATGCCCACACGGGCGCGTCCGACGACGAGGCAGTGCTCGGCGGTCGCGCCGAGCGAGGGCGCGCAGGCCTCGGCGCAGCGCAAGGCCTCTTCCGGCTCACCCGCGTCGAGGGCCCGGAGAGCGGCCCGCAACACGAGCTGCCCAAGGCCGTCGCGACTACGTGTAATCTGCATCCAACGACGCCGCAGCTCGCGCCGCGCGAGAGGATCGGCGAGCCCCTCGAGGGCGCGCGTGTGCGTGGTGTCGGCGCGCTCTAGGTCGTGGTCGAGCAAGAGCTCGGCCGCGCGTCCCAGCGCCCAGCCGTCGTGGCCGAGGGTCTGGAGGAGCGCCTCCGCCGCGCGCGCGGACGACGTATCGCCCGTGATCGGCCGCTCGGCCGACGTGCGCACGGGCCACAGGCGCCGGTCGTGGACCGCGAGCTCCCCGGCTGCCAGCGCCTCGGCCGCGTGCTCGGGCTCGAAGCCAAGTACGTCGAGCGCCTCGGTCGGCCAGGGCACGCCAAGGACGCGGAGGGTCGCGACGAGCTCGCGGGCTTCCGTGCCCGGCGCGCGCGCCGGGGTATCGACCGCCGAGTCCACGCGCGCCGCGAGCGCCGCCAGGGACGCGAGCGAAGCCGCGGGGGCGCCTCGGAGGAGCGTCGGGGCGTCGACGCCGCCGACGAGGGCCCCGGGCGGTCGCAAGGTCGCGTGATCGAGGACCGCGCTCAGGTAGCGTCGCTGCTCCGCGGGGGTGAGCGTGTCCTCGAGCTCGTACGTGTCGCCGCTC from Myxococcales bacterium harbors:
- a CDS encoding GAF domain-containing protein; this encodes MLLRGRRAVHWLFAGFTTEVGFWYVSQSIADLSKDRNWARVTAVLTVLLPQFAVHLFQAIVPPADDERSRLPRAALAVGVPMLALEVSPYAHHSLARGAVYLYVFGFLTAALTSLWRRGQKSPSKAVRDRVRFLVAVGGSAMGFTLADLLSILGLNVPPLGAVLSVIFLFVLSESLRTPRLADLYELSGRLLVSTALAFAIAGLLYFFMKYMGRFGSMYLNGVLAAICMLVLFDPLEAEVEKRIHQFVFRERYDLDANVTALRTRLAHALEVSDMVDTVMTGLERSRRITSAALYLEDEDGATFRLAGAFGAPPPPQLEAVSLGPLLEELGASIALEDVQRREGPVDALAPLRAAADAFGDMRSSVVLAVRDGSDLVGLLCVDDDRVKDPFTPEEIALFETVGAQIGVALANTRGYAKLKDRDRLAAMGSLAAGLAHEIKNPLGAIKGAAQLLEELAPKGAEAESMQEFIGIILEETNRLNRVVGSFLDYARPGVGDPVPLDVNAAVRRTLQILAPRENPKLEIALQLSDDLPRAKIDAEQLRQVLINLTQNAIQAMDSSGKLTISTARRRRPRPSWDDTRPSDRSLERAVERARAESPQVSRAPSDADLVELTVRDTGPGIAEKILKNLFVPFFTTKQQGTGLGLAISQSIVQAAGGTIEVATQVGTGSRFTVLLPAAEEGVLSLPPPPSRRDAGTALPPLPTLRPPPA
- a CDS encoding sigma 54-interacting transcriptional regulator, with translation MVTSLATPFSAVEVSVSRGGGFLELDTRVESGSPGHVAVVAGRDATNSLIEHLTRRAALAGHGVAGCLASPGFPAFHQAALALGATTAAPPADPHALAEGLLGAAAREPRRVVVIVPLPAEGSWDHAVLAELLAAPRALLLVVVSERSLPRSVPPPGPGVRSLGALPTSGDTYELEDTLTPAEQRRYLSAVLDHATLRPPGALVGGVDAPTLLRGAPAASLASLAALAARVDSAVDTPARAPGTEARELVATLRVLGVPWPTEALDVLGFEPEHAAEALAAGELAVHDRRLWPVRTSAERPITGDTSSARAAEALLQTLGHDGWALGRAAELLLDHDLERADTTHTRALEGLADPLARRELRRRWMQITRSRDGLGQLVLRAALRALDAGEPEEALRCAEACAPSLGATAEHCLVVGRARVGMGDLVGGRVAFDRARARDASADGALEAPIAVELADVAYAQGAFDRARVEANLARIASRGELGATLRASNVLGKILLAEGKWDEADAHFADDAMAAAGAGLTSEGLRARLNRAIAVQSKGLLDEADAMLRELLRDAEAASDERAMAYALTNLAVVAWTRHDYGTALDCLERTFAIRRALGSPATISHTVASLAELRLRLGLYEHARHTLTFGRRAGMNAATASQFALVAAHLALARGDTLTARREIEAAIADASATCDQEWLGEARRVAARVALEDGDIAGCTAQLERAAALGKTDRALAEHALLAALATRASGATDLALADLALRHGRASGDEELLCEIMKLLALAHRDAGDLTAARGFCGQALQIRDRVSLGLRDDVRAAFLQKPEWLAMGRLAESLGGSADAPSATLATNGTEPEPPDESPRTERSRTPNMPARPDEPRREIVGDSPQIRALVASIRKVGRSSATVLIRGESGTGKELVAEALHRASDRANGPLVSLNCAALVESLLLSELFGHEKGAFTGATARRRGRFELAEGGTLFLDEIGDISPRTQVALLRVLQERTFERVGGTTPVRANVRVICATHRDLRAMVDRGEFREDLYYRLQGIQLEVPALRARLSDVPRIAESLLARIAQERGEAPKRLDAAALEVLQGHRWPGNIRELENALRAGSLFAEGEVIGAADLLENVEDLRAATTRPAPTEAKAELVEASTCGGDDDDAGGPLPQGEASATAIAYAQVRHSAVSLADMKRQIERDCIARALVDTKGNITRAAALLGMKRPRLSQLVKQYGLAAVSSEGV